A portion of the Sphaerochaeta pleomorpha str. Grapes genome contains these proteins:
- a CDS encoding ECF-type riboflavin transporter substrate-binding protein — MEQSKGMKAVKAVVIIAIGAALYGLGGLISVPVFANTTIKPAMAILALFAGLYGPIVGFLVGFLGHWITDMFAGWGVWPTWMLGSGIVGIAIGLFPMLTKHSLDTGIFSKKQVGFFILLAFVGNFIGYSVSAILDFLLFAEPLDKVVTQQLIIAFTNTIVIGTLGSLLMFLVAKRNKDNSNLIVDESK; from the coding sequence ATGGAACAGTCTAAAGGCATGAAAGCCGTCAAAGCGGTTGTAATCATTGCCATTGGTGCGGCTTTGTATGGTCTCGGCGGTTTGATCAGTGTCCCTGTATTTGCAAATACCACTATCAAACCTGCTATGGCTATTCTTGCATTGTTTGCTGGTCTGTATGGTCCGATAGTAGGTTTCTTGGTTGGATTTTTAGGCCATTGGATTACCGACATGTTTGCCGGCTGGGGCGTATGGCCCACTTGGATGCTCGGAAGCGGAATCGTCGGTATCGCAATCGGGCTCTTCCCCATGCTGACAAAGCATTCACTTGACACCGGGATATTTTCCAAAAAGCAAGTTGGTTTTTTCATTCTGCTTGCTTTTGTCGGTAACTTCATAGGCTACTCGGTCAGTGCAATCCTGGATTTCCTGCTTTTCGCAGAACCCCTGGACAAGGTTGTTACACAACAACTGATTATTGCTTTCACCAATACGATTGTCATTGGAACCTTGGGTTCCCTGCTGATGTTCCTCGTTGCAAAAAGGAACAAGGATAACAGCAATCTGATAGTTGACGAATCCAAATAG
- a CDS encoding SAM hydrolase/SAM-dependent halogenase family protein, with amino-acid sequence MDRSSRNALVEGKEWQRRQTVVFLSDFGLADGAVSAMHGVANKVSSSLLLDDLTHEIPQFNIWEASYRLMQAMTYWAAGTVFVCVVDPGVGSDRKSIVALTKSGHLVVTPDNGTLTHIAEHVGIVEIREISEVANRLEGSQKSYTFFGRDVYAFTGARLSCGAVEFEDIGPLQESLVKLKLQKGRKADDTTLIGAIDILDARYGSLWTNISGDFIEEMHLAYGQLLQVTITKDGRIVYGYPLRLCKSFTEVKQGEPLIYVNSLLNLGIALNKGNFSTTYGIGTGEGWIISLSVV; translated from the coding sequence ATGGACAGAAGTAGCAGGAATGCCCTCGTAGAGGGAAAGGAATGGCAGAGACGCCAGACTGTAGTGTTTCTCAGTGACTTTGGTCTGGCAGATGGAGCGGTAAGCGCTATGCACGGGGTGGCAAACAAGGTTTCAAGCAGTTTGCTTTTGGATGACCTTACCCATGAGATTCCCCAGTTCAATATCTGGGAAGCTTCCTATCGCCTGATGCAGGCCATGACCTATTGGGCGGCAGGGACCGTGTTTGTGTGTGTGGTAGATCCCGGGGTTGGAAGCGACCGGAAAAGTATTGTGGCTTTGACCAAATCGGGGCATCTGGTGGTTACCCCCGATAACGGGACCTTGACCCACATTGCCGAACATGTAGGAATTGTTGAGATCCGGGAAATCAGCGAGGTTGCAAACCGCCTGGAAGGAAGCCAGAAAAGCTATACCTTTTTCGGACGCGATGTGTATGCCTTTACAGGGGCCCGCCTCAGCTGCGGGGCTGTCGAGTTTGAGGATATCGGGCCTCTTCAGGAATCTTTGGTCAAACTGAAGCTTCAGAAAGGGAGAAAGGCTGACGATACAACGCTCATCGGTGCCATCGACATTCTCGATGCCCGCTATGGCTCTCTCTGGACGAATATCAGCGGCGATTTCATCGAGGAAATGCACTTGGCCTATGGGCAGCTGTTACAGGTTACCATCACCAAGGATGGGCGGATTGTCTATGGGTACCCTCTCCGGCTCTGCAAAAGTTTTACGGAAGTAAAGCAGGGGGAGCCGCTTATCTATGTAAACAGCCTTTTGAATCTGGGCATAGCCCTTAACAAGGGGAATTTTTCTACAACTTATGGAATCGGAACCGGAGAAGGGTGGATTATCTCCCTATCCGTGGTATGA
- the thrH gene encoding bifunctional phosphoserine phosphatase/homoserine phosphotransferase ThrH, with product MDIVCLDLEGVLVPEIWINFAEKTGIEQLRLTTREVPDYDKLMTSRLAILKQHNLKLSDIQDVISTMKPLEGAYEFLQELRSMTQVVILSDTFSEFAQPLMKQLDWPMIWCNDLIVGENGMIEGYRMRLNDGKRQAIEALKALNFRTFAAGDSYNDLTMIHTADGGCLFRAPEKILEEEPHLKLSTTYAEFLQTIREFLKS from the coding sequence ATGGATATTGTATGTCTTGACCTAGAGGGTGTGTTGGTTCCTGAAATATGGATTAATTTTGCAGAGAAAACGGGAATCGAGCAGTTACGTCTCACTACCCGTGAGGTTCCCGACTATGATAAACTGATGACAAGCCGGCTTGCGATTCTCAAACAGCACAATCTCAAGCTTTCCGATATACAGGATGTCATTTCGACAATGAAACCGCTCGAGGGTGCCTATGAATTCCTCCAGGAGTTACGGAGCATGACTCAGGTTGTTATTCTCAGTGATACCTTTTCTGAATTCGCCCAGCCGCTGATGAAACAATTGGATTGGCCAATGATTTGGTGCAATGACCTCATTGTCGGTGAAAACGGTATGATCGAAGGGTATCGCATGCGGCTCAATGATGGAAAACGCCAGGCAATCGAAGCCTTGAAGGCCTTGAACTTCAGAACCTTTGCCGCAGGGGATTCCTACAATGACCTTACCATGATCCATACAGCCGATGGAGGCTGTCTATTCAGGGCTCCCGAGAAGATTTTGGAAGAGGAACCACATTTGAAACTTTCCACTACCTATGCCGAGTTCCTGCAGACCATCCGGGAATTTCTCAAGTCATGA
- a CDS encoding adenosylcobinamide-GDP ribazoletransferase encodes MIISPFVSALRTLTRFSVPGKDSKTQSGMLFYFPLVGILLGFFSVLLSLLPLSPFLLASLIVALQAYLTRGFHLDGLCDMADGFGGGWDKERTLAIMKDSHVGSFAVIALVCVLLVQVASVASIVFLWPILLFSPMVGRFMQVMACATCTYARKEGGTAQLLVDQSKKWHALAPAFQILLFLGVLAFLDSPSFYSAVGSLFLASLLFFCIRHLSVKRLGGITGDVLGAIEVLCETAAYLGASLPLAILSLVG; translated from the coding sequence TTGATTATTTCTCCCTTTGTCAGTGCCTTGAGAACCCTGACTCGTTTTTCCGTACCGGGAAAAGACAGCAAGACCCAAAGCGGGATGCTGTTCTATTTTCCTCTGGTCGGTATCCTGCTCGGTTTTTTTTCCGTACTGCTTTCTCTCCTTCCTCTTTCTCCTTTTCTCCTTGCTTCCCTCATTGTGGCTCTCCAGGCCTATCTGACCAGGGGATTCCACCTCGATGGCCTATGCGATATGGCCGATGGGTTCGGCGGCGGCTGGGATAAGGAGAGGACCCTTGCCATCATGAAAGACTCACACGTCGGTTCCTTTGCCGTCATTGCTTTGGTGTGTGTCCTGTTGGTACAGGTTGCTTCAGTGGCAAGTATTGTATTTTTATGGCCGATTCTTTTGTTTTCGCCAATGGTTGGTCGTTTCATGCAGGTTATGGCTTGTGCAACCTGCACCTATGCCCGTAAGGAGGGTGGGACGGCACAACTGTTGGTCGATCAGAGCAAAAAATGGCATGCCTTGGCCCCAGCTTTCCAGATTCTGCTTTTTCTGGGAGTACTCGCTTTTCTTGACAGCCCTTCATTCTATTCTGCAGTCGGGTCGCTATTCCTCGCTTCCCTGTTGTTTTTCTGTATACGGCATCTCAGTGTCAAACGCCTAGGGGGAATAACCGGGGACGTTTTGGGTGCAATCGAAGTGCTTTGTGAGACTGCAGCCTATCTGGGGGCATCTTTGCCCCTTGCAATTCTCTCTCTAGTTGGGTGA
- the cobU gene encoding bifunctional adenosylcobinamide kinase/adenosylcobinamide-phosphate guanylyltransferase: MPTIDFKDMQERGKQKRKGPASVVSTTGNIWIRTKLKKQVSLVIGGGRSGKSSFAQDYALNVCDGTSSRAFIATAEAIDEEMQARIAAHQADRGDRFITVEEPLEIARAIASLPPSVEVVVVDCLTVWMGNLMYHKGIVEGRYPQMDELLTLLKKPPFDIVLVTNETGLGIIPADAESRRFRDLAGWMNQDIAAIAKNVILMVAGIPLAIKGVVI, translated from the coding sequence ATGCCTACAATCGATTTCAAGGATATGCAGGAGAGGGGAAAACAAAAAAGGAAGGGCCCAGCCTCGGTAGTTTCCACGACAGGGAATATCTGGATCAGGACAAAACTGAAAAAACAAGTGTCGTTGGTAATAGGGGGAGGTCGTAGCGGAAAGAGCTCTTTTGCCCAGGATTATGCCCTCAATGTCTGTGATGGCACTTCTTCCCGTGCCTTTATTGCAACTGCAGAAGCCATCGATGAAGAGATGCAAGCACGTATTGCAGCTCATCAGGCAGACAGGGGAGATCGATTTATAACCGTTGAGGAGCCTTTGGAGATTGCCAGGGCCATTGCAAGCCTGCCTCCTTCTGTGGAGGTTGTCGTTGTCGACTGTCTCACGGTCTGGATGGGCAACCTCATGTACCATAAAGGAATCGTTGAGGGGCGGTATCCTCAGATGGACGAATTGCTTACCCTGCTGAAAAAACCTCCTTTTGATATTGTGTTGGTGACCAACGAGACTGGTCTGGGTATCATCCCAGCCGATGCAGAAAGCCGTAGGTTCCGTGACCTTGCAGGCTGGATGAACCAGGATATCGCCGCCATTGCAAAAAATGTAATCCTGATGGTTGCAGGGATTCCCCTTGCAATAAAGGGTGTAGTAATTTGA
- the cbiR gene encoding cobamide remodeling phosphodiesterase CbiR codes for MENVRIGTTSYILADEILPNVRYLAPLVDDIELVLFKSEGQDNYPSVQVIEELRSIAVEHDLTYTVHFPLDVFPGSRDRQERQKSLETYLKVIELTAVLQPFAYVLHLTPDTWSAVPSQDVEGWQNALDESLADLLRCSSLDPSLVCVETLSYPFSYVLPLVEKHKLSVTLDIGHIWLMGYDEKQTCSTLLPKTRVCHLHGVCDGKDHQSLAVGKTEKISYFLDALDCQGSDGKERVLTLEVFNEYDFSTSLTALGKNHAMIGKRGDQ; via the coding sequence ATGGAAAATGTGAGAATCGGGACGACCAGCTATATCCTTGCGGATGAGATTTTGCCGAACGTACGGTATCTGGCCCCTTTGGTTGATGACATCGAACTGGTTCTTTTTAAGAGCGAAGGGCAGGATAATTACCCTTCCGTCCAAGTGATCGAGGAATTGAGAAGCATTGCCGTAGAGCATGACCTTACCTATACTGTGCATTTCCCCTTGGATGTATTCCCAGGCTCGAGAGACAGACAAGAACGGCAAAAGAGCTTGGAAACGTACTTGAAGGTTATTGAGCTTACTGCGGTGTTACAGCCTTTTGCCTACGTCCTCCACTTGACCCCGGATACCTGGTCAGCGGTTCCTTCCCAGGATGTGGAAGGCTGGCAGAATGCTTTGGATGAAAGCCTTGCAGACCTGCTTCGCTGCTCGTCCCTCGACCCCTCGCTTGTATGCGTAGAAACCCTTAGTTACCCTTTCTCCTATGTTCTTCCCCTTGTTGAAAAACACAAGCTTTCCGTCACTTTGGATATAGGGCATATCTGGTTGATGGGCTATGACGAAAAACAAACCTGTTCTACCTTGCTTCCCAAAACCAGGGTTTGTCATCTGCATGGAGTATGCGACGGAAAAGACCACCAAAGCCTTGCGGTAGGGAAAACTGAAAAAATCTCCTATTTTCTCGATGCTTTGGATTGCCAAGGTTCAGACGGAAAAGAAAGAGTGCTTACCCTGGAAGTTTTTAACGAGTACGACTTTTCCACTTCACTCACAGCGTTGGGAAAAAACCATGCTATGATTGGAAAAAGAGGAGATCAATAG
- the cobT gene encoding nicotinate-nucleotide--dimethylbenzimidazole phosphoribosyltransferase, whose protein sequence is MSVPPVDRNKKELYVAQLLGKAMPPHSLGVLAELAVKLALINPKPLRKPALILFAGDHGIAEEAVTHSPQEITWQQCVNFAHGGGACSLFARCNAVELTVVDVGVDHVFTQEDLVLDQKVSFGTKNFLKEPAMTQAQCTQAMEKGRILVREKRQAGFDVIAFGEMGVANTTSASALASALTGYAPFEVTGKGSGISEAELLHKQEVIEKAIARYPTDDALELLACLGGFELAAIAGGILEACELGLPVLLDGFITTAAALVSCALEPNCKSYLIPCHVSGMHGHSLLLHYLGLDSPILDLGMQLGEGTGSLVAWPIVALASRILPEMTSFSEGKVTDSTEILSRIGLV, encoded by the coding sequence ATGTCAGTACCCCCGGTCGATAGGAACAAAAAAGAACTATATGTTGCGCAGTTGCTTGGCAAGGCAATGCCTCCCCATAGCCTTGGGGTGCTCGCCGAGCTTGCCGTCAAACTTGCCCTCATTAATCCCAAACCACTGAGAAAACCAGCTTTGATCCTCTTTGCCGGGGACCATGGTATCGCTGAGGAAGCGGTGACCCATAGCCCCCAAGAAATTACCTGGCAGCAATGTGTGAATTTCGCCCACGGCGGGGGAGCCTGTAGTCTCTTTGCCCGCTGTAATGCTGTCGAGCTTACCGTTGTCGATGTCGGTGTTGACCATGTTTTTACGCAAGAGGACTTGGTACTTGATCAAAAAGTTTCCTTTGGTACGAAAAATTTTCTCAAGGAACCTGCAATGACGCAAGCTCAATGCACTCAGGCGATGGAGAAGGGCAGAATCTTGGTCAGGGAGAAAAGACAGGCGGGGTTCGATGTTATTGCCTTTGGGGAGATGGGGGTTGCCAATACAACCAGTGCCTCTGCCCTTGCTTCTGCGTTGACCGGTTATGCCCCCTTTGAGGTTACCGGAAAGGGTTCCGGTATCAGCGAAGCTGAACTGCTCCACAAGCAAGAGGTCATAGAAAAAGCCATTGCACGCTATCCGACTGATGATGCGCTGGAATTGCTTGCTTGTCTCGGTGGATTTGAGCTGGCAGCTATTGCCGGGGGGATCCTTGAAGCCTGCGAACTTGGGTTGCCAGTGTTGCTTGACGGATTCATCACCACAGCAGCGGCTTTGGTCTCCTGTGCCTTGGAACCAAACTGTAAGAGCTACCTTATTCCTTGCCACGTTTCCGGTATGCATGGGCATTCCTTGCTGTTGCACTATCTTGGTCTCGATTCTCCGATCTTGGACCTTGGCATGCAGCTCGGGGAAGGTACGGGATCTCTGGTGGCCTGGCCTATTGTTGCCCTGGCAAGCAGGATTTTACCTGAGATGACTTCTTTTAGTGAAGGTAAGGTTACCGACAGTACGGAAATTCTATCCAGAATAGGACTGGTGTAA
- a CDS encoding DMT family transporter — MAFMQTAAYILLDFITGMVISIMVVCNTELGVASTMGVSLIINHIVGLTILFGILFFGRKNKTINPPRSKAPWYLWFSGLFGLAILNCNYYTIVYTGASLAMASTVFGQSAVSLVYDLTGFMGMKKYTLNKKKILSLSISLAGILIMASTNEGSFAFAFILLGVLAGALTMTQMVLNSTFSQYKGSFFAARHNFLVGLVAGVLFYFVFSPQQTFQGFKVIGKIPLLLTVSGGTLAVFVVVSTNIVVTKIPAIYSALLLSGAQILMSLAIDATFYDKFSPTLLYGSLLMLIGMAGNIIADRRQKVAIPV; from the coding sequence ATGGCTTTTATGCAAACAGCAGCATATATTTTACTAGACTTCATTACTGGCATGGTCATTTCGATCATGGTGGTCTGCAATACCGAACTTGGGGTTGCCTCGACAATGGGGGTTTCCCTGATAATCAACCATATCGTGGGGTTGACCATTCTCTTTGGCATCTTGTTTTTCGGACGAAAAAACAAAACCATAAATCCTCCGAGGTCGAAAGCACCTTGGTATTTGTGGTTTAGCGGGCTCTTTGGCCTTGCCATCCTCAATTGCAACTATTACACGATAGTATACACAGGGGCATCCCTTGCCATGGCAAGCACAGTCTTCGGACAGAGTGCAGTCTCACTGGTCTATGACCTGACAGGGTTCATGGGCATGAAGAAATATACCCTCAACAAAAAGAAAATCCTCAGTCTCTCAATCTCTTTAGCCGGGATCCTCATTATGGCAAGTACGAATGAAGGTTCCTTTGCCTTCGCTTTCATCCTGCTAGGCGTGCTAGCCGGAGCTCTTACCATGACCCAGATGGTCCTCAACAGTACCTTCTCCCAATACAAGGGGTCGTTTTTTGCTGCCAGGCATAACTTTCTGGTGGGACTAGTAGCCGGAGTGCTCTTTTATTTCGTCTTTTCCCCCCAACAAACCTTCCAGGGGTTCAAGGTTATCGGCAAAATCCCTCTGCTTTTAACCGTCAGCGGGGGAACCCTTGCTGTCTTTGTCGTGGTTTCAACCAACATCGTAGTAACCAAGATCCCTGCAATCTATTCTGCCTTGCTCTTGTCTGGGGCGCAGATTCTGATGAGTCTGGCAATCGATGCTACATTCTATGACAAGTTCTCGCCAACCTTGCTCTACGGTTCCCTTTTGATGCTCATCGGAATGGCTGGAAATATTATAGCTGACAGAAGACAAAAAGTAGCTATTCCCGTTTAA
- a CDS encoding DNA repair protein: MNGFPHLDEVSAQQYLGHTFGEDATSMQLFRDFILDFYQKEGRAFAWRDTSDPYRILLSEVMLQQTQTSRVEPKYQTFLELWPTFEALAASSLESLLAQWKGLGYNRRALNLRKSAQMTEQWGWTIPNDIQQILSLPGVGKSTSAAILCFCYNEKAVYLETNVRRVLLTCFFPEETEVPDKKLETLLVKLSYLNDDMKTWYYALMDYGVLLKNLLPNANTRSAHYTKQSKFENSNRQIRGLLIHILSDTGPKSLHRLYSLLPSFEEERILSCLSQLEKEGFVQENEAEYRIKRE, translated from the coding sequence ATGAATGGATTTCCACACCTCGATGAGGTTTCTGCACAGCAATACCTTGGACACACCTTTGGTGAAGACGCCACCTCGATGCAACTCTTTCGTGATTTCATCTTGGATTTTTACCAAAAAGAGGGACGTGCATTTGCCTGGAGGGATACCTCTGATCCCTACAGGATCCTTCTTTCGGAAGTAATGTTGCAACAGACCCAGACCTCCCGGGTCGAGCCGAAATATCAGACCTTTTTGGAACTCTGGCCTACCTTCGAGGCCTTGGCCGCTAGCTCCCTCGAATCCTTGCTCGCTCAGTGGAAAGGTCTCGGGTACAATAGACGAGCCTTGAATCTCAGAAAATCGGCACAGATGACAGAACAGTGGGGGTGGACTATCCCCAATGATATACAGCAGATTCTTTCCTTGCCTGGGGTTGGAAAGTCTACCTCGGCAGCCATCCTCTGTTTCTGCTACAACGAAAAGGCCGTCTATCTGGAAACAAACGTCAGAAGGGTCCTGCTCACGTGTTTCTTTCCCGAAGAGACTGAAGTCCCCGATAAAAAACTCGAGACTTTGCTTGTAAAGCTTTCGTACCTGAATGACGACATGAAAACCTGGTACTATGCCCTTATGGATTATGGGGTTTTGCTCAAGAATCTCTTGCCCAATGCAAATACTCGCAGTGCCCATTATACGAAACAATCGAAGTTCGAGAACTCGAACCGCCAGATCAGGGGATTGTTGATCCATATTCTTTCAGACACAGGTCCAAAATCTTTGCACCGACTTTATTCCCTGCTCCCTTCTTTTGAAGAGGAACGGATCCTGTCCTGTCTGAGCCAACTGGAAAAGGAAGGCTTTGTACAGGAAAACGAGGCAGAATACAGGATTAAACGGGAATAG
- a CDS encoding AI-2E family transporter: MNPVIADIEAFSKLVYSCFMTETSQTSNRYMQIFLGIIVLIMVLAILKASKDVSIPLVLSFFTFLILSPIVRKMDKLHIPQFFSITLVMALLLFIFVALGWFVVITIDTLVKVVPFYADKITSLDGLLSTRLSGILNLPEGTSFLSALPVNWSNLAINSLTSISGRFLSITKVALLVYIFILFLLLERRSFVPKLLAAIPRNKGMKMAVMFERITRQVSKYLLLKSLLSALTGIMFFITAIVTGLDFPLLWGVLAFIFNFIPSIGSIIITSVTILMGIIQFAPDWSQVVYIAILTISIQTILGNIIDPRLQGGQLNISPFVILVSLSLWGYIWGIPGMFISVPLTSVLQILCANIKTLRPAAVLMSSGKSYQREKEKQTAVSRYLRKQDKCKRGENPTLEAMEKAADTEAKRNNQKGDFIMPESFTEKR; encoded by the coding sequence ATGAATCCAGTAATAGCAGATATTGAAGCTTTTTCCAAGCTAGTCTATAGTTGTTTCATGACGGAAACCTCCCAGACCTCCAATCGGTATATGCAGATATTCCTCGGAATAATCGTTTTGATCATGGTTCTTGCAATATTAAAGGCATCCAAGGATGTCTCGATACCATTGGTCCTTTCCTTTTTTACTTTTCTCATCCTCAGCCCGATAGTCAGGAAAATGGATAAACTCCATATTCCCCAGTTTTTCTCAATAACCCTTGTAATGGCACTTTTGCTGTTCATATTTGTCGCCCTTGGTTGGTTCGTAGTCATTACCATCGATACCCTTGTAAAGGTTGTCCCCTTCTATGCCGATAAAATAACATCTTTGGACGGCTTGCTTTCTACAAGGCTATCAGGGATTCTTAACTTGCCCGAAGGTACTTCTTTCCTCTCGGCTTTGCCGGTAAATTGGTCCAACCTTGCGATAAACAGCCTTACCAGCATATCGGGAAGATTCCTTTCCATTACAAAAGTAGCCTTGCTGGTCTACATTTTTATCTTGTTTCTTCTATTGGAACGACGATCCTTTGTCCCCAAGCTCCTCGCCGCAATACCCCGGAACAAAGGTATGAAAATGGCCGTTATGTTTGAGAGGATTACCCGTCAGGTATCGAAATACCTATTGCTCAAAAGTCTTCTCAGTGCTTTGACAGGGATTATGTTTTTCATAACAGCCATTGTCACAGGTCTCGATTTCCCCTTGTTGTGGGGAGTGCTTGCCTTTATCTTCAATTTTATCCCTTCCATAGGCTCGATCATCATCACCTCCGTGACAATACTGATGGGAATCATCCAGTTTGCTCCCGATTGGTCACAGGTGGTATATATCGCAATATTGACGATTAGTATCCAGACAATCCTGGGCAATATCATCGATCCCAGGCTTCAGGGTGGACAGTTGAATATTTCTCCGTTCGTCATCCTTGTTTCCCTCTCCCTGTGGGGATACATCTGGGGGATTCCGGGGATGTTCATATCGGTACCCCTTACCAGTGTCCTGCAGATTCTCTGCGCGAATATCAAGACACTTAGGCCTGCGGCAGTGCTGATGAGCAGTGGAAAGAGCTATCAACGGGAGAAAGAAAAACAAACGGCAGTTTCAAGGTATCTCCGAAAACAGGATAAATGCAAGCGTGGGGAAAATCCTACGCTCGAGGCCATGGAAAAGGCTGCAGATACCGAGGCAAAGAGAAATAACCAGAAGGGTGATTTTATTATGCCTGAGAGTTTTACCGAAAAGAGATGA
- a CDS encoding RNA methyltransferase, with amino-acid sequence MDQRTNLDRIQIVLVDTQDGANIGSVCRAMKTMGITRLALVGEREYDENRVRTLALHASDVWENSIRYPSLEAALASSVLSVASTRRRGKFRKNSAVSPEQLADIASKTGEGLVSIVFGRESDGLTDEEVAQCALVVTIPTSDQFPSLNLSQAVQIITYNLFDKLKPWPVEAVPVTQERCEKGAATAVGSLEEIGYFKQPQEKLWTYRFLRDVFERASLSESEMQKMEKVFVKMCRISAHKDVTKDE; translated from the coding sequence ATGGATCAACGAACAAACTTAGACAGGATTCAGATTGTGCTTGTGGACACCCAGGACGGAGCCAATATCGGCTCAGTCTGTAGAGCCATGAAGACAATGGGAATCACACGCCTCGCCCTTGTCGGGGAGCGGGAATATGATGAGAACAGGGTTCGCACACTCGCCTTGCATGCAAGCGATGTATGGGAAAACAGCATACGGTATCCTTCATTGGAAGCAGCACTCGCTTCAAGTGTTCTTTCTGTGGCCTCGACTAGACGCCGCGGGAAATTCCGCAAAAACAGTGCAGTAAGTCCTGAACAATTGGCAGACATAGCGTCAAAAACAGGGGAAGGTTTGGTTTCGATTGTATTCGGCAGAGAGTCTGACGGACTCACCGACGAGGAGGTCGCCCAGTGTGCCTTGGTGGTTACCATCCCTACCAGCGACCAATTCCCGTCCCTGAACCTTTCCCAGGCGGTTCAGATTATTACCTATAATCTCTTTGACAAACTCAAACCCTGGCCTGTCGAAGCGGTTCCGGTTACCCAGGAACGTTGTGAGAAAGGCGCGGCAACTGCCGTGGGCTCCTTGGAGGAAATCGGGTATTTCAAACAACCCCAGGAAAAACTCTGGACGTACCGCTTTCTTCGGGATGTATTCGAACGGGCCTCCCTCAGTGAAAGTGAAATGCAGAAGATGGAAAAGGTCTTCGTAAAAATGTGCCGTATCAGCGCACACAAGGATGTCACAAAGGATGAATGA
- a CDS encoding glycerophosphodiester phosphodiesterase: protein MNEPFLTPMPKVIAHRGDSANYPENTLPAFLSAMAMHIDVIETDVHLSKDGILVIWHDPTLERNTNGSGRIEDHTLEQLKTYDAGYTFTKDGGKTFPFRGKGVQLCTFEEALKACPGQRFNVDLKTKDVAIVDVFIDIVRRNNAENRVLGASFHLSNLKDLRKKEPKILTSLTTEEVRLLLFLQKLHLLPKKIGKGRRIVFQVPVSQGPIHVVTKGFVTQMHKRNAVIQVWTINEREEMQRLFAMGVDSIMTDRPSLVIEVAEAMGLRKS from the coding sequence ATGAATGAACCCTTCCTTACTCCCATGCCCAAGGTAATAGCACATAGGGGGGACAGTGCAAACTATCCCGAAAACACACTCCCTGCCTTTCTCAGTGCCATGGCAATGCATATCGATGTCATCGAGACTGATGTACACCTTTCCAAAGACGGGATACTGGTAATCTGGCACGATCCCACCCTTGAAAGAAACACCAATGGTTCAGGCAGGATCGAGGACCACACCCTGGAGCAGCTGAAAACCTATGATGCAGGATATACGTTTACCAAAGATGGGGGGAAAACGTTTCCCTTCAGAGGCAAAGGCGTCCAGCTCTGTACCTTTGAGGAAGCCTTGAAAGCTTGTCCTGGCCAGCGCTTCAACGTTGACCTGAAAACCAAGGATGTAGCAATCGTAGATGTTTTTATTGACATCGTACGAAGAAACAATGCAGAAAACAGGGTATTGGGAGCCTCTTTTCATCTTTCCAATCTAAAAGACCTGAGAAAAAAAGAACCCAAAATCCTTACCAGCCTCACCACCGAAGAGGTTCGGCTCCTTCTTTTCCTGCAAAAACTCCATCTGTTGCCAAAGAAAATCGGCAAAGGGAGACGAATCGTTTTTCAGGTTCCCGTGAGCCAAGGTCCCATCCATGTCGTTACCAAGGGGTTTGTCACCCAGATGCACAAGAGAAATGCAGTAATCCAAGTCTGGACTATCAACGAGCGGGAAGAAATGCAACGACTGTTTGCAATGGGCGTCGACTCCATCATGACCGACAGACCCTCCTTGGTCATAGAAGTAGCCGAAGCGATGGGTTTAAGAAAGAGCTGA